In Vicinamibacterales bacterium, the sequence TCCTCCGCGGCAGCGCCGTGGACCGCACTGACTGGAAGGCGTACATCCTGCCGCTGCTGTTCTTTAGGCGCATCTCCGACGTCTGGGACGAAGAGACGGCCGACGCTGCGGCGCTGTTCGGCGATGCCGATCCGGTCGATGTCCCTGAAGTGCATCGCTTCGACGTCCCGGAGGACTGCCACCGGCGCGACGTGCGCGAGACGCCAGCCAATGTCGGCGCGGCACTCTCGGGGAGTCGCGCACGCCAACGGTCAGTCACGTCGCACGATCGAAGAGCGCCCTGACCAACACATCGTCGCGTTGGAAGCGCGACCCTCGGGCCCACGCCTCTGTTGTGGAACGCGGCGGGAAGGTTCAGGATGGCGTTGTGCTCGCCGCACTGGAGGGACACACCTGACAAAATCCACCCTCGAATCCGACGCCATTCTGGCGCCGCTGCATCAGAGGTGCTCGCTGATGCTGACGCACAAAGGCTATCGTGATCGTTTCTGGCACGAGTCCTTTGCTCACGCTGTAGAGACGTGGGACTGGCGCAGCGTGGCGCAGATGTACGTCGAGGCGATGCGCCTCACGCCGAATCCCCATCCGTTTGTGAGATAGCCTCGCCGCGATCTCCCGCACATCCATCGCCAACCGCGTCGGTGACAGAATGGCTCGCGATGCCGAACGTCACGAGGGGAAGATGGGTGCTGGCGGCGACCATCCTGGGTTCGAGCATGGCATTCATCGACGGCACCGTCGTGAACATCGCGCTGCCGGCCGTGCAATCCGCCCTCCATGCCACGCTGGCTCAGGTGCAATGGGTCGTCGAATCGTATGCGCTCGCCCTGGCCGCGATCCTGCTCACCGGCGGATCGCTCGGCGATCTCTACGGAAAACGGCTGGTGTTCGCGATCGGTGTTGTGATCTTTTCGATCGCGTCCATCTGCTGCGGCCTGTCGACGACGATCGCGGAACTGATCGCGGCACGTGGAGCGCAGGGTGTCGGGGCGGCGCTGCTGGTCCCGAACAGCCTAGCCCTCATTAGTGCGTCCTTTCCGGCGCACGAGCGAGGTCGCGCCATCGGCACGTGGTCCGGATTTACGTCCATCACGGCCGCGATTGGTCCCGTGCTGGGCGGCTGGCTCGTGCAGCACGGCTCGTGGCGCTGGGCGTTCTACATCAACGTCCCGCTCGCGGTGATCGTGCTCGCAATCACGATCGTCCGCGTGGGGGAAAGCCGACGTGACGACTCGCGACCCGTCCTCGACTGGCGCGGCACGCTGCTGACGATCGCGGGCTTGGGCGCCGTCGTGTTCGCGTTGATTGAATCGAAGCCGGCGATCGGTGGCATCGGAGCGATCGTTCTTCTCGTCTTCGCGTTCGTCGAAACGCGCGAGCGGGCCCCGATGATTCCGCTGTCGTTGTTTCGTTCACGGACGTTCACGGGCGCGAACCTGCTCACGCTTCTTCTGTACGCCGCGCTGAGTGCGGTGTTCTTCTTCCTTCCGCTCGATCTCGTCCAGGTCCAGGGCTATTCGACGACGCAGGCGGGTGGGTCGCTCCTGCCGTTCATTCTGCTGATGTTCCTGCT encodes:
- a CDS encoding type I restriction-modification system subunit M N-terminal domain-containing protein; this translates as MLRGSAVDRTDWKAYILPLLFFRRISDVWDEETADAAALFGDADPVDVPEVHRFDVPEDCHRRDVRETPANVGAALSGSRARQRSVTSHDRRAP
- a CDS encoding MFS transporter, translated to MPNVTRGRWVLAATILGSSMAFIDGTVVNIALPAVQSALHATLAQVQWVVESYALALAAILLTGGSLGDLYGKRLVFAIGVVIFSIASICCGLSTTIAELIAARGAQGVGAALLVPNSLALISASFPAHERGRAIGTWSGFTSITAAIGPVLGGWLVQHGSWRWAFYINVPLAVIVLAITIVRVGESRRDDSRPVLDWRGTLLTIAGLGAVVFALIESKPAIGGIGAIVLLVFAFVETRERAPMIPLSLFRSRTFTGANLLTLLLYAALSAVFFFLPLDLVQVQGYSTTQAGGSLLPFILLMFLLSRWSGGLAGRYDARVPLVIGPLIAGVGLMLLARPRVGGSYWATIFPGMLVLGFGMAVCVAPLTTVVMGAVDQRRAGIASGINNAMSRIAGLLAVAAFGVVLSSAFNRELDRRIGTLPAGVRHSVDAQRAKLAGAEVDDADGRRAVQESFVVGYRHVLWEAAALCAAGALAAALFVERRPTNA